A part of Miscanthus floridulus cultivar M001 chromosome 6, ASM1932011v1, whole genome shotgun sequence genomic DNA contains:
- the LOC136456677 gene encoding uncharacterized protein, whose product MQHRRPSQTLSFPRGDALPPPAEHETEALWGATLQLLRSSSSSSRFPTSASRSRSSTPAADSNNSSALLADEEDEDVAAALDPLLTVATTAAAATEGDSLANPDDDRIDELDVLDEDAAGADAADSAYASMAGAATPLVWDHVAGVARLPFRLPASAESLPAGLPRLDSPRRIAAAAFGYLLLQYSFVLSSPHLLSTSEFKFWTWISARLQLAR is encoded by the coding sequence ATGCAACACCGACGCCCTAGCCAGACGTTGTCCTTCCCCCGCGGCGACGCCTTGCCGCCGCCGGCGGAGCACGAGACGGAAGCCCTATGGGGCGCGACGCTGCAACTCCTccgctcctcctcgtcctcctcccgcTTCCCAACATCCGCCTCCCGCTCCCGCTCCTCCACGCCCGCCGCCGACTCCAACAACTCCTCCGCTCTCctcgccgacgaggaggacgaggacgtgGCCGCCGCGCTCGACCCGCTGCTCAccgtcgccaccaccgccgccgccgccaccgagggCGATTCTCTCGCCAACCCCGACGACGACCGCATCGATGAGCTCGACGTGTTGGACGAGGACGCCGCGGGCGCCGACGCGGCCGACTCCGCCTACGCCTCTATGGCGGGGGCCGCCACGCCCCTCGTCTGGGACCACGTCGCCGGCGTCGCTCGCCTGCCGTTCCGCCTCCCCGCCTCCGCCGAATCCCTGCCCGCGGGGCTGCCGCGCCTCGACTCCCCGCGCCGGATAGCCGCCGCGGCCTTCGGATATCTGCTGTTACAGTACTCCTTTGTCCTCTCCTCTCCTCATCTCCTGTCTACTTCAGAGTTCAAATTCTGGACTTGGATATCTGCAAGACTGCAATTGGCAAGGTGA
- the LOC136456674 gene encoding putative transcriptional regulator tpeD — translation MASPNLSSVASASVTASGSVGSGSRETTDIKAPLWDHVTILERPKAGGGNALWRCNYCPLEKSSSYTRVEAHLLQKSGKGIIKCPKVSYEMLSEMRREVERCKELVERAKTRTVALPVGPSSGNYNKKNKRGPASILEKSWALQDRKHLDALIVRAMYSGGVSFNFLRNPYFREAFAFACSRNLQGYTIPGYNRARESLLKQERRHIEHLLESTKSTWPEKGVTICSDGWSDPQRRPIINFIAVSEKAPMFLRADNCEGEYKSKEYIAEKLRAIIDEVGRQNVVQIITDNAANCKGAGLLIEAEYDHIFWTPCVVHTLNLAMKNICEPKLPRTPTDEDMHVWGQLEFINDVKVEATMIKNFIMNHGMRLSMFNEFSHLKLLSIAETRFASVVCMLKRFVEVKAALQHMVISDKWSIYKEDASTAQHVKEKILSDVWWGNVDYILRITTPIYDMIRFADTDTPCLHLIYEMWDSMIEKVKKEIYLYEGKEPNEESDLYSVIHDILIARWTKGNNPLHCLAHSLNPRFYSNKWLEEGAGRLPPHKDKEVSQMRMTCFKKFFRIPQELAQVKEEYSRFSSCSEEFNDPDSIHDRWAVSPMTWWTNHGQSVPQLMSLAMKLLSQPASSSCCERNWSTYSFIHSVKRNALTPERAEDLVFVHSNLRHLSRRTDAYKTGETMMWDVGGDSFDSLSGVGLLEVADLSIDEPELQAVSFGLGDLDVEENEEAEEEA, via the exons ATGGCATCTCCAAATTTGAGTAGTGTAGCTAGTGCTAGTGTTACTGCTAGTGGTAGTGTGGGATCTGGGTCCAGAGAAACAACTGATATCAAGGCTCCGCTGTGGGATCATGTCACCATTTTAGAGAGGCCTAAAGCTGGTGGAGGAAATGCTCTTTGGAGATGCAACTATTGTCCATTGGAAAAAAGCAGCAGCTACACTAGAGTTGAAGCTCATTTGCTGCAGAAATCAGGGAAGGGGATTATCAAATGTCCGAAGGTTTCATATGAAATGCTGAGTGAGATGAGGAGGGAAGTGGAAAGGTGCAAGGAGCTGGTGGAAAGAGCAAAGACACGCACCGTTGCTTTGCCTGTAGGTCCTTCTTCAGGCAattacaacaagaagaacaagagaggACCTGCTTCTATATTGGAAAAATCTTGGGCATTGCAAGACCGCAAGCACTTGGATGCTTTAATTGTTAGAGCAATGTATTCTGGAGGGGTATCTTTCAACTTTCTGAGAAACCCATATTTTAGAGAAGCTTTTGCATTTGCTTGCAGCCGCAATTTGCAAGGTTACACAATCCCTGGGTATAACAGGGCTAGGGAATCACTCCTGAAGCAAGAAAGAAGGCACATAGAGCATCTATTGGAGAGTACAAAGAGCACATGGCCAGAGAAAGGGGTCACAATCTGCAGTGATGGTTGGTCAGATCCTCAGAGGAGGCCAATCATCAACTTCATTGCTGTTTCTGAGAAAGCTCCAATGTTTTTGAGGGCTGACAATTGTGAAGGAGAATACAAGTCAAAAGAATATATTGCTGAGAAGTTGAGGGCTATTATTGATGAAGTAGGGCGACAAAATGTGGTACAAATCATCACAGATAATGCTGCAAACTGCAAAGGTGCTGGTCTTTTAATTGAAGCTGAATATGATCACATATTTTGGACACCTTGTGTAGTGCATACTCTCAACCTTGCTATGAAAAATATATGTGAACCCAAACTGCCAAGGACACCTACTGATGAGGATATGCATGTTTGGGGACAACTAGAATTTATAAATGATGTTAAAGTTGAGGCTACTATGATCAAGAATTTCATAATGAATCATGGCATGCGTCTTTCCATGTTCAATGAGTTCAGCCATTTGAAGTTGCTTTCTATTGCTGAAACAAGATTTGCATCGGTTGTGTGTATGCTAAAACGGTTTGTTGAGGTAAAAGCAGCTCTCCAACACATGGTGATTAGTGACAAATGGAGCATCTACAAAGAGGATGCTTCAACTGCCCAACATGTAAAGGAAAAAATACTAAGTGATGTCTGGTGGGGCAATGTAGATTACATTCTTAGGATCACTACTCCTATCTATGATATGATACGCTTTGCGGACACCGACACCCCGTGTCTTCACTTAATCTATGAGATGTGGGATTCAATGATTGAGAAAGTGAAGAAAGAGATATATCTGTATGAAGGGAAGGAACCAAATGAGGAGTCAGACCTCTACTCTGTTATTCATGATATATTGATTGCTAGGTGGACAAAAGGCAATAATCCACTACATTGTTTGGCTCATTCACTCAATCCAAG ATTTTACAGCAACAAGTGGCTTGAAGAAGGTGCTGGCCGACTACCCCCCCACAAGGATAAGGAGGTATCACAAATGAGGATgacttgcttcaagaagttcttTCGCATACCGCAAGAGTTGGCTCAAGTAAAGGAAGAATACTCAAGGTTTTCTAGTTGTTCAGAAGAATTCAATGATCCTGATTCTATACATGATAGATGGGCTGTTTCCCCAATGACTTGGTGGACAAATCATGGACAGTCTGTCCCTCAATTGATGAGTTTGGCCATGAAATTGCTGAGCCAACCGGCCTCCTCTTCTTGCTGTGAAAGAAATTGGAGCACATATAGCTTCATCCATAGTGTCAAGAGAAATGCCTTAACTCCTGAGCGGGCTGAAGATTTGGTCTTTGTGCACTCAAATCTGAGGCATTTGTCAAGAAGAACGGATGCATACAAGACAGGAGAGACAATGATGTGGGATGTTGGAGGAGATTCTTTTGATTCCCTTAGTGGTGTAGGTCTTCTGGAAGTTGCTGACCTCTCCATTGATGAGCCGGAGTTGCAAGCTGTATCATTTGGATTGGGTGATCTTGATGTGGAGGAGAATGAGGAAGCCGAGGAAGAAGCTTGA